The genomic region AAGATCGTCGCCGAAGAGAGCTACGAGACCACCGAGCCGTCGATCGACTCCCACATCGTCAAGCTGAAGGACACCGGCGCCGACGTATTCGTCAACATCTCGACGCCGAAATTCGCGGCGCAGGCGATCAAGAAGATCGCCGAGCTCAACTGGAAGCCGGTGCAGGTGATGACCGACGTCTCGATCTCGATCGGCGCGGTCATGAAGCCCGCCGGGCTCGAGGCCTCGGAAGGCGTGCTGTCGGCCGGCTATCTGAAGGACGCGTCCGATCCGCAGTGGAAGAATGATGAGGGCATGAAGAAGTTCATGGCCTTCGCCGAGAAGTACATGCCGGGCGCCAACCTCGCCGACGCCAATCTGGTCTATGGCTACGCCGCGGCGCAGACCATGGTGCAGGTGCTGAAGCAGGCCGGTGACAACCTGACGCGTGAAAACGTGATGAAGCAGGCCGCCAGCCTCAAGGACTTCACGCCCGACACGCTGATCCCCGGCATCCGGATCAACACCAGCGCGACCGACTTCGCGCCGGTCGAGCAGCTTAAGATGATGCAGTTCAAGAACGGGCAGTGGGAGCTGTTCGGCGACATCATCAGCGCCGAGACCGGCGGCTAGCGCAGCGCAGGACGCCCACATCAGCCATCGCGAAGCCGCCCATCCGGGCGGCTTCGTTGTTTTTACGGATCGCTGGTGATGCCGAGCCGAGCGACGCGCAAGCTATCTCACCGTCACCCTGAGGAGCCGCGAAGCGGCGTCTCGAAGGGTCGACGGCCCGGTCGGTGGCCGTGCATCCTTCGAGACGCGCTACGCGCTCCTCCAGCGACAAAGGCGAAGCCTTTGCGCGGGGATGACGGGATTGGCATCGTGAAGTTGACGTAGCCGGTCGATTATCCCGGCAAAAAGATCGCGAACGGCTCGTCGATCGTGCGACGCAGATGCTCGCGATAGGCGGCGTAGTTCGCATCGTCCGCCGACACCCGGCCGAGGCTCGGCTTGGGCACGTTCTTCACCGGCAGGAACGCGATCGGCGCGGCGACCGGCGTCAGCAGCGAGCCGCGGCCAGCAAGCAAGGTCGTGATGATGCCGTACATCTCGCCGGAATTGCGCGGGCGCGACACCGTGATCACGCGATGCTGGCCGTGTCGGTTGGTCACGAGGTAGACGAAGCCGGATTCATTGGGCACCGCCACCTCGCCATACTGGGTGTAATCGGCATCCTGCCGTTCGCCCTCGCGAAAGCCGAGCGACGATGACGCTTCGTCCCAGGTAATCTCGGTGCGATAGGCATAGAGCGCGCCCTGTTCGCCGAACGACGGACGCACCGTGATGTAGGTGCCCTCGATCCGCGCCACCGCGCGGCGGGAGTAGGATCCGAGGCTGTCGGGCGCGATCCCGCCATTGGCGGGTGCGGCCACCGTGATCGTCTCCGGCAGCTTACGCAGGGACACACCCAGCGCCTGCTCCAGCCGCACCGTGGTCGCCAGCGTGAACGGGCGGCGGCCGCCGAGCACCTTTTCCAACGTCGAGAGGCTCAGCTTCGCCTGCTCGGCCAGCGCCTGCCGCGAGATTCGGCGGCGCGCGATTTCCTCGCGAATGGTCTCCGCGACCTGCCGGCTCTGCTCGGCGGACAGCTGCTTGTCAGGCGTCGGCATCCAGATTCCTGCCCGGTTCCCCTTGATTCCGCGCAGTCTAGCAGACCGCACAACCCATCACAAAACCGCACAAACCCGCCTCCCGCGGCGGCGGGCCGCGCCGGACCGCGGCCAATCATTGCCGATCATTCTGCTCGCGCCAAAACCGCCGTTCTCCATGATCGCGAGGCAGCGAAAGCCTCGCTCGGGAGTGACGAAAATGACGATTTACGATGCATGTGAGAGCAGCCCGCAGATCCGCCTGTCGCGCAGGATGCGCATTGCGCTGTTCTTCCTGGTGGAAGGTGTGGCCGCGCTGGTGATCGGCTTTGCGGCCTTATTCGTGAGTTTCGATCCGGTGTGGTCGGCCGAGCTGCCGCAACAGGCGGTGCTGCGGCCAAGCGATGCGCGCTCCGGCTCGCTGCTGTTCAAGACCGACGATGGCTACAGGGATGCGCTCAGGCTCGGCGTCGATGTCGACCTCACGGTGTCGGGCCCGACCGTCCGCGCCCGCGTCACGCAGATCTTCCGCAACCCGACCAAGGACTGGGTGGAGGCGACCTATGTCTATCCGCTGCCGGCGGGCGGCGCGGTCGACACGCTGAAGATGGTGGTCGGCGACCGCGTCGTGGTCGGCGACATCAAGGAGCGGCAGCAGGCTCGCGCGATCTATGAGCAGGCCAAGCAGAACGGCCAGAAGGCCGCGCTCACCGAACAGGAGCGGCCCAACATCTTCACCAATTCGGTCGCCAATATCGGCCCCGGCGAAACCGTGCTGGTGCAGATCGAGTATCAGGAGCCGGTGCAGCAGAACGGCAGCGAATTCTCGCTGCGGGTGCCGATGGTGGTCGGCCCACGCTACAATCCGCGCCCGGTGGTGCAGAGCGTCGACCTTCGCGCCGACGGCAACGGCTGGGGCACCACCGATCCGGTGCCGGACCGCGACCGCATCTCCTCCGAAGTGCTCGATCCCGCCCAGAATGCGCCGGTCAATCCAACCAACGTCACGGTGCACCTCAACGCCGGCTTCCCGCTCGGCGAGGTGAAGAGCCATTTCCATCAGGTCAGGATCGAGAGCCCCGACAGCACCACGCGCATCGTCAAGCTCGCCGAAGGCCCGGTGCCGGCCGATCGTGATTTCGAGCTGACCTGGAAGCCGGCCGCCGAGAAGGCGCCGTCGGTCGGGCTGTTCCGCGAGCATGTCGGCAATTCCGACTATCTGCTCGCCTTCGTCACCCCGCCGTCGGTCGAGCAGCCGCAGCAGAAACCGTTGCCGCGTGAGGTGATCTTCGTGATCGACAATTCCGGCTCGATGGGCGGCACCTCGATCATCCAGGCCAAGGCGAGCCTGACTTACGCGCTCGGTCGCCTGCAGCCGACCGATCGCTTCAACGTGATCCGGTTCGACGACACCATGGATACGCTGTTTCCGGCACCGGTCGCGGCCAACAGCGCCAATATCGGCAACGCGACGGCGTTCGTCAGCGCGCTGCAGGCCCGCGGCGGCACCGAGATGGTGCCGGCGATGCGCGCGGCGCTGTCAGACACCAACCACGACGACGCCAATTACGTCCGGCAGGTCGTGTTCCTGACCGACGGCGCCATCGGCAACGAGCAGCAATTGTTCGAGACCATCAGCGCGCTCCGCGGACGCTCGCGGGTATTCATGGTCGGGATCGGCTCGGCGCCGAACACCTATCTGATGACGCGCGCCGCCGAGCTCGGCCGCGGCACCTTCACCCATATCGGCTCGGTCGAGCAGGTCGACGAGCGCATGCGCGGCCTGTTCGCCAGGCTCGAGAACCCGGCGGTGACGAACCTCTCGGCGAAATTCTCCGAGGCGACGGCCGATCTGACGCCGTCGGCGCTGCCCGACGTCTATCGCGACGAGCCGCTGGTGCTGGCCGCCAAGCTCGACAAGCTGACCGGCTCGGTCGAGATCAAGGGCCGCATCGGCGACCGTCCGTGGAGCGTGACGCTGCCGCTCGCGAATGCCGCCGAGGGCAAGGGCCTGTCGAAACTGTGGGCGCGCCGCAAGATCGCCGATGCCGAGGTGGCGCGCACCACGCGACAAGAGAGTCCCGAGGACGCCGACAAGACCATCCTCGCGCTGGCGCTGGAGCATCAGCTCGTGACGCGGCTGACCAGCCTTGTCGCGGTCGACAAGACGCCGAGCCGTCCCGAAGGCGAGCCGCTGAAGTTGAGCGAACTCCCGCTCAACCTGCCCGCCGGCTGGGATTTTGCGAAGCTGTTCGGCGAGCGCCCGAGTCTGCCGGCCGTCCCGGGCGAGCGGCGCGCCGACGGTGGCGACGGCAAGGTGCAGCTCGCTGCGCTGAAGCGGTCACCGGTCGCCACGCAAGCTCCCGGCACGATCCAGCTGCCGAAGACCGCGACCGATGCGGAGCTGAAGATGATCGCGGGCGTGATCCTGCTCACGGTCAGCCTTCTTCTCCTGGTGTTCAACCGGCGTCAGACGTCGCCCCAATGACGTCGGATGAAAGGAGGAGGCGCCCCCCAACCTCCTCCTTCAAGAGCGCGCGCGGCCTTCCATCCGTCCCCCAGGGGCCGCGCGCGCAGCTTCTCCCGCCCGAGGAAGGCATCGCGCGAATTTCCAACCCTCACCCTGAGGAGCACGCGAAGCGGGCGTCTCGAAGGGCGAGGCCACCGGACCGGCCTCATCCTTCGAGACGCGCTGCGCGCTGCTCGGGATGAGGGTCAGACAGTCGCTTCTCGCAATGGCCAGAGCAGAACAAAATGCCCCGCTTCATTCCACCCATCGCGTTCGCCCTCATCGGCCTGATCCTGTTCGGCCAGGGCGCCTATATCCACGCCAAGGCGCTGCTCGCGCAGGTGCTGCTGGAGCGCGCCTTCGCACAGAGCATCGCGACCGGCCAGCCGGTGAAGCCGTAGAGCTGGGCCGATACCTGGCCGGTGGCGCGGATCGAGGTGAAGCGCCTGCACGCGTCCGCGATTGCGCTTGCCGGCAGCAGCGGCCAGGCGCTGGCATTCGGCCCCGGCCATGTCGAACAGACCGTCGATCCCGGCGAGCGGGGCGTGGCGGTCTATTCCGCGCACCGTGACACGCATTTTCGCTTTCTCAGGGATGTCACAATCGGTGACGAGATCGACGTCACACGAAGCGACGGCAAGATGTTTCGCTATCGGGCCGATCGCAGCTCGGTGGTCCGCTTCGATCAATCGGGGGTCGATCCGATTACTGACCGACATGAACTTGTGCTATCGACCTGCTGGCCGTTCGATGCGCTGACATCGGGGCCCGAGCGTTATCTGCTGCACGCGACCTTGATCGAAACGGATACGCGCCCGCGCGAATCGGGTTCCTGATAGGCAATCAATTTTGCGCCTGCCGGGATATTGCGCGCGGTGCCCTGACCTGCGCCGGCATGAGTTGCTACCCCCTTTCCCTCGCCATAAAAACAATGAAAAATCGCGCGCCTCACGGTGATCCGCCGTGGCCACAGGAAACAACGACAACAAGGATAAGGGCAGGCTCCATGGAAGCTTTCGCAAGCACCGCGTCTCATGTGTCCCACAAATGGGCGCCGCCCGCGGACGCCAGCGATATCGTCAAGAGCATCCACGCGATGCTGCATCCGCGCAACATCGTGCTGGTCGGCGCCACCGACAAGCCCGGCAATTACGCCGAACGGATCTGGAACAATCTGGTCAAATACGGCTACGCCGGCGGCCTCTATCCGATCAACGCCAAGCGCGAAGCGATCTGGGGCGTCACCTGCTACAAGGACTTCGCCAGCCTTCCCGAAAAACCCGACCATGTGCTGGTGCTGGTGCCGGCCCGGTTTGCGGTACAGGTGATCCGCGATGCGGCCGCGGCCGGCGCGCGCTCGGCGACCATCGTCACCTCCGGCTTCAGCGAATTGCAGGATGAAGAGAGCCAGCGGCTCGCGGTCGAGCTGAAGCAGGCGATCAAGGAGACCGGGCTTGCCGTCACCGGCCCGAATTGCCTCGGCAATCTCAGCGCCGGCGAGAACCTGTTCACCAATATCGACGACCGCATCGTCACCATGGAGCAGGGCGCGGTGGCGATCGCCGGCCAATCCGGCGCGATCGTGATGGCGATCCGGCAGGCGCTGGAGGATCGCGGCGTCGGCGTCGGCTACATGGTCACGACCGGCAACGAATCCGGGCTCGAGACCCCGGACCTGATGAGCTATTTCGCCGCCGATCCGAGCATCCGCGTCATCGTGGTCTATCTCGAAGGCGTCAGGAACACGAAAGTGTTCCGCGATGCCTGCAAGGCCGCGCGCGCCGCCGGCAAGCCGGTGATCGCGCTCAAGCTCGGCGCCTCCGAAGGCGGCCGCGCTGCGGCGATGGCGCATACCGGCGCGCTCGCCGGTTCGATCGAGACATTCGATGCGATCTCGACCCGCGAGGGCGTGATCCGGGTGCGCGGACTGGATGAACTGATCGAAACCACCGAATGCTTCGTCCATGCCGATCCGCCGAAGGGCAATCGCCTCGCGGCGGTGTCGCTGTCGGGCGGCAAGCGCGGGCTTCTGATCGACGCGTTCTATTCCGCCGGCCTGAATTTTGCGCCGCTCAGCCCGAACGCCTCGGAGCAGCTGGCGAAGATGCTCGGCCCCGGCAGCATCGTCGGCAATCCGCTCGACGCCGGCTTTGCCGCGGTGGTCGATCCCTCCGTCTACATGAAGTCGATCAAGATCATGATCGACGATCCCGACACCGATATCGTCATCATCGATGCCGAGCTGCCGAAGGCGCCGCACGAGCTGCGCGAGCGCAATTTGCGCATCGTCAACGAGATGGCGGGCCAGGCCAACAAGCCGGTGATCTATATCAGCGCGATGTCGATCGGCTTCACCGAATTCACCAAGGGGCTGCGCAAGTCGCTGCCCGATATCGCGGTCATGCAGGGCCTCGACCGCGCGGTCGGCGCGATCAAGTCGCTGATCGAATATGCCGGCCTGCGCAAGGAGGTGCCCGATATCGCGTCGAGCTCGAAGGCATCGGCGCGCGCGGTGCTGGAGAAGACGCTGAAGGCCGCCAACGGCGCCGCCGCGCTCGACGAGGTCGCCTCGAAGAAGCTGCTCAGGGCCTATGGCATCCCGATCTCAAAGGAAGAGGTTGCGCAGACCGCGGCGGAGGCCGTGAAGATCGCCAAGCAGATCGGCTTCCCGGTGGTCGCCAAGGTGGTCAGCCCCGACATCCTGCACAAATCCGATGTTGGCGGCGTGGAGCTGAATCTCGCCAGTGCGGCCGAGGTGAAGAAGGCGTTCAACGACATCACCGCGCGGGTGAAGAAGTTGAAGGGCAAGCCGAAGCTCGAAGGCATCCTGATCGCGCAGCAGGTCAAGGCCGACCTCGAGCTCGTGGTTGGCGCCTCGCTCGACGCCGAGATGGGCCCCGTCGTGCTGTTCGGCACCGGCGGCGTCGATATCGAGCTGATGAAGGACGTCGCGCTCGCCGGCGCGCCGCTCGACGCCGCCGAGGCGAAGGAGCTGATTGCCAGGACCAAGGCCGGGGTCAAGATGAAGGGCTATCGCGGCAAGCCCGCGCTGCACGAGCCGTCGGCGGTGAAGGCGCTGGTCGGTCTTTCCAACCTGATGGCCGACGCCAATGGCCGCATTGCCTCGATCGACGTCAACCCGTTCCTGATCAACAGCAAGCTCGGCGTCGCCGTCGACGGCCTGATCGTGCTGAACAACGCCGCCGCGAACAAGGCCGCAGGGCATTAGGCTTCACTCCCTCTCCCCGTTCTTACGGGGAGAGGGTCGGGGTGAGGGGCTCTCTCCGCGAGGCGGTACCAGACGAAAGACCTGTACCCCCTCACCCGGATCGCATCTCACGATGCGATCCGACCTCTTCCCGCATGCGGGGCGAGGTGACTTAAAAGCTCGCACCCCACTGCCGCGCGGTCTGCATCACCCAGTCGCGATAGAGTGTCAGCGGCGTCACGCCGGTGATGCCGCCGCAGCCGGCGGCGCCGTTCGGCCCCGTCGACCAACTCACCACGCCGACGATCGCAGGGCCGCCCTGCTTGTCCTCGAACACCGGCGCGCCGGAATCGCCGGTGCAGGCCCCGAGCCCTTCGCGCACGCCCTGCCCGACCGGATCGACGAGACGGATCTGCAACGTGCCCGGCTTGCCGCTCGCGATCAGGCCGGCGACGCGCGTGGCGCCACCGCTTTTGCCGTCACCGCGCACGGTGACGCCGACGCCCGCGATGGTGAAGCGGCCGCCGACCTGGATCGGAATGTTTGGCATGCCGAGCGCGGCCGGCGCCTTGCCTGCGGCCGGCGCCGCGAGCTGCAGCAGCGCGACATCGGCGGTCGCGACATGATTGGTCATCGCCTGCATCCGGAAGCCGGGATGGATCGCAACCGTCCTGACGTCCTGCAGCTTCGGCTGCCTGTCCGCGCCATATTCGACGATCTTGTAATCGGCGCCGGGCTGCACGCAATGCGCCGCGGTCAGCACGACCTTCGGCGCGATCAGCGCGCCGGTGCAGAAATTGCCGCGCGAGCCGACGATGGTGACGACGGAGCGCGCAACGCCATCCGTCGACGGCGCGCCGCCGCCGACGATGGCCAGCGCCGGCGTTGCCACCAACAGGCTAAGAAAAGCCGTCGCTCGAATTACGCTCGTCATGGAACCCCGTCGGTCTGCTTCTGAATCGAGCCCATTCGAGCCGCGGCATCGCGTCGCTCGCACCCGGCTCTGGAGAACACGCAATATTGTACAGAGCATCCAGGCCTGCATGCGTCAATTGTCTAAATATCTAGGCGTCGATCACTACGGCGTTGAAGTCGCCGCCGGAATCCAGCACCGCCATCGCGCGCCGGCGCCACACATCGACGTCTGTCGCGAGACGCACCATGTCGGATCGCGCGCCTCATGTGAACTGCGTCTCTTGATTGCCTGCATCGGGGTCGTAATTTCGGCGTGATACTAATACAACCTCCGGCAGCATATCGCATACTTACTTTCATGACTTTCTGGATGCCGGTGCCGTTGATCTCAACACGGCGTTTCCATCCGCCATTTCGTTGAGTTAGAGGATAACGATGAGGATAGCGGTCGTCACGCCGATCAGGCTGTTCAGCGAGGGGCTTACCTCGAGTTTCCAGAACCACGCCGAGTTTGCGATTGCGGCGGCGGTGTCCGATCTCGCCGGCCTGCGCGAGACCCTCGAGACCGGCAGTGTGAATGTCATTCTGATCGACGTCACACAGGGTATCGATCTCGACGAAGTGCGCGTGATTGCCAGCGATCATGCGGATGTCGCGCTGGTGGCGCTCGGTCTCAACGAAGATCGGCGCGACGTGGTCCGCTGCGGCCGGGCCGGTTTCAGCGGCTACATCTCCCGGAACGCCAGCTTCGATGAGCTATGCCGCGCGCTGTCGGACGTGGCATCGGGGCGGCTCGCCTGCAGCGCCGAGATTTCCGGCGGCCTGCTGCGCGCGCTGTTCTGCATGGAACGTCAGACGGATACGATCGACGCGGACCAGGGACTGACGCGCCGCGAAGGCGAGGTTCTCAAGCTGATCGGACAAGGCATGTCGAACAAGGAGATCGCGCGCGATCTCAATCTCAGCCTTGCGACGGTCAAGCACCACGTCCATCACGTGCTGCAGAAGCTCGGCCTGCCGCGCCGGGCACAGGCGATGCGACGGGTGCGCGAAGCACCGTGGATCGCATCATCGGCAGCGATCCCCGATCGGGCCCGCGAGCTCGACTGACACCAGCATCCCGAATTCCGTGTTCGGCCGACGCGCAGACGCGTTCGCGCACCGGAGCGCAGATGCACACGTGTTTGCCCCGGGCGCGCGCAATGGTGCGGCGAGATCGGTCTCGGCTAAACCCTTCGATCGATCGTCCGAGCTGCAGGATCGATCTCATGGACCGATCGATCCGTATCGTCGGCTCGATCCTTTCTGATCCACCGCGGCGAATAGGCCTTAGGCGTCACAGCTGCCACAACTGCACCAACGCAACGACCTGCCGCTCTGCTGGATCGCTGCGTGAAAGCAAATTGCCGCGGAAGATGGATCGGCTGCACGGATTTGCGGCAGGCCGGTCGGGATTGATTTCATGAATCCAGTTGCCGACATCGCTGGTCTGGCTGCCTTGTGGCAGAAAACGTCGGGCGGCGACCCCGCGGTGAAGATCGCGATCATCGACGGCCCCGTCGATCTCAATCATCCTTCGCTCCGGCAGGCCCGCGTCGCCAGCGGCGGCGAGTTCGTTGCACCGGCTTCGCCGATGATCCAGTCCGAGCACGGCACGCATGTGACGAGCGTGCTGATGGGCACGCCCGGCAGCCCGGTGCTCGGCGTCGCGCCGAATTGCAGCGCGACCGTGTTCTCGATCTATCGCGAGAATGCCTCCGGTCAGATCGAGCCGTCCTCGCAAAGCACCCTGGCGCTCGCGATCAACCAGGCGCTCGCCGCCGGTGCCGACGTCATCAATATCAGCAGCGGCCAGCAATCCGCGACCGGTCAGGCCGACCGCATTCTGGTCGACGCGGTCCGCGCTTGCGAGCGCGCCGGCAAGCTGATCGTCGCCGCTGCAGGCAATGACGGATGCCGCTGCGTCCAGGTGCCGGGCAGCCTCGCTTCGGTGCTTGCGGTCGGCGCGTGCGATCCGGTCGGCAATCCGCTGCCCTTCAGCAATTTCGGCGACGCCTATCTCGAGAACGGCATCCTCGCGCCGGGCGAGAACATCGCCGGCGCCTCGCCGGTCCGCAATATCAGCCTGCGCTCCGGAACGAGTTTTGCGGCGCCGATCGTCACCGGCGTCGTCGCCCTGCTGCTCTCATGCCTGCGCCAGACCGGACGCAAGGCCGATCCGCAAGCCATCCGTGCCGCGCTGCTCGAAAGCGCGGTGCCCTGCCGCAGCGACGGCAGTGCCTCGCGCTGTCTC from Bradyrhizobium elkanii USDA 76 harbors:
- a CDS encoding ABC transporter substrate-binding protein, which codes for MKTTTLPLLAAATALCLLSTQAAFAQKKYDTGASDTEIKIGNVEAYSGPASAYGVIGKTEEAYFKMINDQGGINGRKINWISYDDGYSPPKTVEQIRKLIESDEVFLVFNALGTPTQTAVQKYHNAKKVPQLFLATGASKWNDPKDFPWTMGFQPSYRVEARIFGKYILKAKPDAKVAIFYANDDFGKDYLVGLKEILDKSSVKIVAEESYETTEPSIDSHIVKLKDTGADVFVNISTPKFAAQAIKKIAELNWKPVQVMTDVSISIGAVMKPAGLEASEGVLSAGYLKDASDPQWKNDEGMKKFMAFAEKYMPGANLADANLVYGYAAAQTMVQVLKQAGDNLTRENVMKQAASLKDFTPDTLIPGIRINTSATDFAPVEQLKMMQFKNGQWELFGDIISAETGG
- a CDS encoding LuxR C-terminal-related transcriptional regulator gives rise to the protein MRIAVVTPIRLFSEGLTSSFQNHAEFAIAAAVSDLAGLRETLETGSVNVILIDVTQGIDLDEVRVIASDHADVALVALGLNEDRRDVVRCGRAGFSGYISRNASFDELCRALSDVASGRLACSAEISGGLLRALFCMERQTDTIDADQGLTRREGEVLKLIGQGMSNKEIARDLNLSLATVKHHVHHVLQKLGLPRRAQAMRRVREAPWIASSAAIPDRARELD
- a CDS encoding helix-turn-helix domain-containing protein, with the translated sequence MPTPDKQLSAEQSRQVAETIREEIARRRISRQALAEQAKLSLSTLEKVLGGRRPFTLATTVRLEQALGVSLRKLPETITVAAPANGGIAPDSLGSYSRRAVARIEGTYITVRPSFGEQGALYAYRTEITWDEASSSLGFREGERQDADYTQYGEVAVPNESGFVYLVTNRHGQHRVITVSRPRNSGEMYGIITTLLAGRGSLLTPVAAPIAFLPVKNVPKPSLGRVSADDANYAAYREHLRRTIDEPFAIFLPG
- a CDS encoding acetate--CoA ligase family protein, with the translated sequence MEAFASTASHVSHKWAPPADASDIVKSIHAMLHPRNIVLVGATDKPGNYAERIWNNLVKYGYAGGLYPINAKREAIWGVTCYKDFASLPEKPDHVLVLVPARFAVQVIRDAAAAGARSATIVTSGFSELQDEESQRLAVELKQAIKETGLAVTGPNCLGNLSAGENLFTNIDDRIVTMEQGAVAIAGQSGAIVMAIRQALEDRGVGVGYMVTTGNESGLETPDLMSYFAADPSIRVIVVYLEGVRNTKVFRDACKAARAAGKPVIALKLGASEGGRAAAMAHTGALAGSIETFDAISTREGVIRVRGLDELIETTECFVHADPPKGNRLAAVSLSGGKRGLLIDAFYSAGLNFAPLSPNASEQLAKMLGPGSIVGNPLDAGFAAVVDPSVYMKSIKIMIDDPDTDIVIIDAELPKAPHELRERNLRIVNEMAGQANKPVIYISAMSIGFTEFTKGLRKSLPDIAVMQGLDRAVGAIKSLIEYAGLRKEVPDIASSSKASARAVLEKTLKAANGAAALDEVASKKLLRAYGIPISKEEVAQTAAEAVKIAKQIGFPVVAKVVSPDILHKSDVGGVELNLASAAEVKKAFNDITARVKKLKGKPKLEGILIAQQVKADLELVVGASLDAEMGPVVLFGTGGVDIELMKDVALAGAPLDAAEAKELIARTKAGVKMKGYRGKPALHEPSAVKALVGLSNLMADANGRIASIDVNPFLINSKLGVAVDGLIVLNNAAANKAAGH
- a CDS encoding S1 family peptidase, whose translation is MTSVIRATAFLSLLVATPALAIVGGGAPSTDGVARSVVTIVGSRGNFCTGALIAPKVVLTAAHCVQPGADYKIVEYGADRQPKLQDVRTVAIHPGFRMQAMTNHVATADVALLQLAAPAAGKAPAALGMPNIPIQVGGRFTIAGVGVTVRGDGKSGGATRVAGLIASGKPGTLQIRLVDPVGQGVREGLGACTGDSGAPVFEDKQGGPAIVGVVSWSTGPNGAAGCGGITGVTPLTLYRDWVMQTARQWGASF
- a CDS encoding marine proteobacterial sortase target protein gives rise to the protein MRIALFFLVEGVAALVIGFAALFVSFDPVWSAELPQQAVLRPSDARSGSLLFKTDDGYRDALRLGVDVDLTVSGPTVRARVTQIFRNPTKDWVEATYVYPLPAGGAVDTLKMVVGDRVVVGDIKERQQARAIYEQAKQNGQKAALTEQERPNIFTNSVANIGPGETVLVQIEYQEPVQQNGSEFSLRVPMVVGPRYNPRPVVQSVDLRADGNGWGTTDPVPDRDRISSEVLDPAQNAPVNPTNVTVHLNAGFPLGEVKSHFHQVRIESPDSTTRIVKLAEGPVPADRDFELTWKPAAEKAPSVGLFREHVGNSDYLLAFVTPPSVEQPQQKPLPREVIFVIDNSGSMGGTSIIQAKASLTYALGRLQPTDRFNVIRFDDTMDTLFPAPVAANSANIGNATAFVSALQARGGTEMVPAMRAALSDTNHDDANYVRQVVFLTDGAIGNEQQLFETISALRGRSRVFMVGIGSAPNTYLMTRAAELGRGTFTHIGSVEQVDERMRGLFARLENPAVTNLSAKFSEATADLTPSALPDVYRDEPLVLAAKLDKLTGSVEIKGRIGDRPWSVTLPLANAAEGKGLSKLWARRKIADAEVARTTRQESPEDADKTILALALEHQLVTRLTSLVAVDKTPSRPEGEPLKLSELPLNLPAGWDFAKLFGERPSLPAVPGERRADGGDGKVQLAALKRSPVATQAPGTIQLPKTATDAELKMIAGVILLTVSLLLLVFNRRQTSPQ